Proteins found in one Primulina eburnea isolate SZY01 chromosome 16, ASM2296580v1, whole genome shotgun sequence genomic segment:
- the LOC140816072 gene encoding uncharacterized protein, with product MQQQQPPPRPQQDVYEQFRRLGPKEFSGTTDPFAAESWIRSLEVHFRYLDMGDADRVRCTTYLLRDDASLWWEGAEHGVDLATLTWAQFKTKFYEKYFTADVRSRIKREFMTLRQGDVPVADFVKKFDRGCHFVPLIAGDAEEKLRHFMDGLRPTVRDKVMMMNPGNYATAVTCAYRAEQSLKDIDFELQRKRQQHQNNNQPAKKPYTGPPRPQGPQKPQGQVKKPVPPKPQNPGAPKPNERQPCKQCNRLHLGKCEWGSRKCFFCKEDGHIANDCPKRLAATTARAYVMNAEEAEEEADTTLITGNLVI from the coding sequence agcagcagcagccgCCACCTAGGCCACAGCAGGATGTTTACGAgcagttccggaggctagggccaaaggaattttctggcaccaccgatCCATTTGCTGCTGAGAGTTGGATCCGTTCGTTAGAGGTGCATTTCCGCTATCTGGACATGGGAGATGCCGACCGTGTGAGGTGCACCACCTATCTGCTTAGGGATGatgcttctttatggtgggagggagccgAGCACGGTGTTGACCTTGCTACACTCACTTGGGCACAGTTCAAAACGAAATTCTACGAGAAATATTTTACTGCTGATGTCCGAAGCCGCATAAAGAGGGAATTCATGACTCTCCGTCAGGGAGACGTACCTGTTGCTGACTTTGTGAAGAAGTTCGATAGGGGctgccattttgtgccccttattgcgGGAGATGCGGAGGAGAAGCTTAGGCACTTCATGGATGGCCTACGACCTACTGTTCGGGATAAAGTCATGATGATGAATCCGGGGAATTACGCTACGGCAGTTACATGTGCTTACCGAGCTGAGCAAtccttgaaagatattgactttgAGCTACAGCGGAAGAGGCAGCAGCATCAGAATAATAATCAGCCTGCCAAGAAGCCATATACGGgacctcctagacctcaagggcctcaaaagccccaaggtcaagttAAGAAGCCGGTGCCGCCGAAGCCGCAGAATCCGGGAGCACCAAAGCCTAATGAGAGACAACCTTGCAAGCAGTGCAACCGCCTTCATCTTGGCAAATGCGAATGGGGATCTCGTAAATGTTTCTTCTGCAAAGAGGATGGACACATAGCCAATGATTGCCCAAAGAGGTTAGCAGCTACTACGGCCCGAGCTTATGTTATGAATGCCGAGGAAGCTGAGGAAGAGGCAGACACTACACTCAtcacgggtaacctagtcatttaa